A window of Babesia microti strain RI chromosome III, complete genome contains these coding sequences:
- a CDS encoding Branchpoint-bridging protein (overlaps_old_locusTagID:BBM_III04570): MAIIPSTLECSLLNKRKSRWEKVEELNRDHFTKQQKPSLSQLALANAHYLANSKYSLPITRWGKEDDKPYLPPPFVDLPSGLSPSELDQFLREQRHDELARKIAVGELEFGDPDIRPPSPPPAYDKMGNRVNTRDVRVRNAMKDEYFRIVENLSKVLVGFAPPADYRPVKKFRRIEIPLDKYPEYNFMGLIIGPRGCNHKRLETESGAQISIRGKGTQKEGKRSDHQTDEEAAMPMHVYVCAENEDAVDKAVNLIEPLLDPFHPLHEEYKRRGLEQLALVNGVTMGTLDNTKCTLCGETGHAAYSCPDAGGLMNYARPQIKCEICGDMGHVTMDCKMAKPGDFKILNTLNGTRYPTSTFHSGGISLQPKQQEPQEYAPYETTSQSGYYMDQSVYNQSWNNVTPEAYQYYYNYYQQYYQQYMNDPNYQQYMNDPKYQQYFNAMQKVQQTTTNGSTVDVTTSVPVPSEPPLPEASIPEPDEPLAPPPPM, encoded by the exons ATGGCAATTATCCCATCCACTCTAGAATGCTCCCTGCTCAACAAACGCAAGTCGCGATGGGAGAAAGTGGAGGAGTTGAATAGGGATCACTTTACCAAACAACAGAAACCATCACTCAGTCAATTAGCGTTGGCAAATGCTCATTATTTGGCAAATTCCAAATACAGTCTACCAATTACTCGTTGGGGTAAGGAGGACGATAAGCCGTACCTTCCTCCACCTTTTGTTGACTTGCCGTCTGGTTTATCGCCATCAGAACTAGATCAATTCCTTAGGGAACAAAGGCATGATGAATTGGCTAGGAAGATTGCAGTGGGAGAGTTGGAATTTGGAGATCCAGATATCAGACCCCCATCGCCACCCCCAGCCTATGACAAAATGGGCAACAGAGTCAACACCAGGGATGTAAGGGTTAGAAATGCCATGAAAGATGAATATTTTAGGATTGTTGAGAATTTGTCGAAAGTTTTGGTTGGATTTGCGCCGCCCGCAGATTACAGGCCAGTTAAGAAATTTAGGAGGATTGAGATACCTCTGGATAAG TACCCTGAATACAATTTCATGGGCCTGATCATAGGCCCCCGTGGCTGCAATCACAAACGGCTTGAGACAGAATCTGGAGCTCAAATATCTATCCGAGGCAAAGGCACCCAAAAGGAAGGAAAGAGATCGGATCATCAGACAGATGAAGAGGCAGCAATGCCAATGCACGTATACGTCTGCGCTGAAAACGAGGATGCTGTTGAC aAAGCCGTGAATTTGATAGAACCGTTGTTAGATCCGTTCCATCCATTACACGAGGAATATAAGAGGAGGGGATTGGAACAGTTGGCATTGGTTAACGGTGTAACAATGGGTACATTGGATAATACGAAATGTACTTTGTGCGGTGAGACTGGACATGCTG CATATTCTTGTCCTGATGCTGGCGGTCTCATGAACTATGCTAGACCTCAGATTAAATGTGAAATTTGCGGTGACATGGGTCATGTAACTATGGACTGTAAGATGGCAAAACCCGGTGATTTTAAGATACTCAATACACTAAATGGAACTCGTTACCCTACTTCAACATTCCATTCCGGGGGAATATCACTCCAACCAAAACAACAAGAACCACAA GAATACGCCCCCTACGAAACAACATCTCAAAGTGGATATTATATGGACCAGTCTGTATACAATCAATCATGGAACAATGTAACTCCGGAAGCGTATCAGTACTACTACAATTACTATCAGCAGTACTATCAGCAATATATGAACGATCCGAATTATCAGCAATATATGAATGATCCCAAGTATCAGCAATACTTTAACGCTATGCAGAAAGTACAACAAACGACTACAAATGGTAGCACGGTTGATGTCACAACTTCAGTTCCAGTGCCTAGTGAGCCTCCTTTGCCTGAGGCTTCAATACCCGAGCCGGATGAGCCTTTGGCCCCCCCGCCTCCAATGTAG